The following are encoded together in the Naumannella cuiyingiana genome:
- a CDS encoding glycoside hydrolase family 27 protein, translating to MNRCRTGLAVSLVCLITVLALPAGRAMALDNGLARTPPMGWNSWNQVKCYDVSEQVVKDAADAIVDSGLREAGYEYVVVDDCWQGGRGADGRLFSDPERFPSGIAALADYVHARGLKFGIYSVPGSLTCANTWDNYPVRGIGSLGYEQVDADAFAAWGVDYLKYDWCQAERDGIERQAAFAEMRDALAATGRPIVYSISEYGETQPWQWGPDIANLWRTTSDIAPNWSAVSSIIERQAELAPHAGPGGWNDPDMLQIGNGSLTPAENRSHFAMWAMLASPLMLGTDLTALDAETREIVANRSVIAIDQDPLGRQAERIRREAGYDVWRKELTGGRYAVALLNTGGASADLRTTFTELGVTGRYRVTDAWTGQVQGQAGGRIGTSVASHDTALYVLTPVGR from the coding sequence ATGAACCGCTGCCGAACCGGCCTGGCAGTCAGCCTCGTCTGCCTGATCACCGTGCTGGCGCTGCCGGCCGGGCGGGCAATGGCGCTGGACAACGGGCTCGCCCGCACCCCACCGATGGGCTGGAACTCCTGGAACCAGGTCAAGTGTTATGACGTTTCCGAGCAGGTGGTCAAGGACGCCGCGGACGCGATCGTCGACTCCGGGCTGCGGGAGGCAGGGTATGAGTACGTGGTCGTCGACGACTGCTGGCAGGGCGGCCGCGGTGCCGACGGAAGGTTGTTCTCCGACCCGGAACGCTTCCCGTCGGGCATCGCCGCGCTCGCCGACTATGTGCATGCCCGGGGCCTGAAGTTCGGCATCTACTCCGTGCCCGGCAGCCTGACCTGTGCCAACACCTGGGACAACTACCCCGTCCGCGGCATCGGCAGCCTCGGCTACGAACAGGTGGATGCCGACGCCTTCGCCGCGTGGGGTGTCGACTACCTGAAGTACGACTGGTGCCAGGCCGAACGCGACGGCATCGAGCGGCAGGCTGCCTTCGCCGAGATGCGTGATGCGCTCGCCGCGACCGGGCGCCCGATCGTCTATTCGATCTCGGAGTACGGCGAGACGCAGCCGTGGCAGTGGGGGCCGGACATCGCGAACCTCTGGCGTACCACCAGCGACATCGCGCCGAACTGGAGTGCCGTCTCGAGCATCATCGAGCGCCAGGCCGAGCTCGCGCCCCATGCCGGCCCGGGGGGCTGGAACGACCCGGACATGCTGCAGATCGGCAATGGCTCCCTGACGCCCGCCGAGAACCGTAGCCACTTCGCAATGTGGGCGATGCTGGCATCGCCGTTGATGCTGGGCACGGACCTGACCGCGCTGGATGCCGAGACCCGAGAGATCGTCGCCAACCGCAGCGTGATCGCCATCGATCAGGACCCGCTGGGCCGGCAGGCCGAACGGATCCGGCGCGAAGCCGGCTACGACGTCTGGCGCAAGGAGCTTACGGGCGGCCGCTACGCGGTGGCCCTGCTGAACACCGGCGGCGCCTCGGCCGACCTGCGCACCACGTTCACCGAGCTGGGGGTGACCGGCCGCTACCGGGTCACCGATGCGTGGACCGGACAGGTGCAGGGCCAGGCGGGCGGGCGAATCGGGACGTCCGTGGCCTCCCACGACACCGCGCTGTACGTGCTGACGCCGGTCGGCCGCTGA
- a CDS encoding ABC transporter permease, with product MIARLLRQPRFVVGAVITLLVVALALLGPLFAPHGENDIVGNPFTLEGAFLGTDYLGQDVLSRVLHGGRSILVNALLATALGMGLGVTIGLIAAYAGGWPDEILMRANDIMLAFPPILLALVVLASVATPTSWMIIVLVGISHAPRVARLTRGVALSLVSRDYVSAARALGESPLRIVLFEVLPQMTAPLLAEAGLRLTYSIAMIAGLGFLGFATDPTAADWGQMINENRLALLVQPWGELAPVLVIGIFTIGTNMLADGVSRVAAAGEER from the coding sequence ATGATCGCCCGCCTGCTCCGCCAGCCCCGCTTCGTCGTCGGAGCGGTGATCACCCTGCTGGTTGTCGCGCTCGCCCTGCTCGGGCCGCTGTTCGCCCCGCACGGCGAGAACGACATCGTGGGCAACCCGTTCACCCTGGAGGGGGCATTCCTCGGCACCGACTACCTCGGCCAGGACGTCTTGTCGCGGGTCCTGCACGGCGGTCGGTCGATCCTGGTCAATGCGCTGCTGGCAACGGCCCTGGGGATGGGCCTCGGTGTCACGATCGGGCTGATTGCGGCGTATGCCGGCGGATGGCCCGACGAGATCTTGATGCGGGCCAACGACATCATGCTGGCCTTCCCGCCGATCCTGCTGGCGCTGGTCGTGCTGGCCTCGGTGGCGACGCCCACCTCCTGGATGATCATCGTCCTGGTCGGCATCTCGCACGCCCCGCGCGTGGCCCGGCTGACCCGTGGCGTCGCGCTGTCGCTGGTCTCGCGCGACTACGTGTCGGCGGCCAGGGCCCTGGGTGAGTCGCCGCTGCGCATCGTGCTCTTCGAGGTGTTGCCCCAGATGACGGCGCCGCTGCTCGCCGAGGCGGGCCTGCGGCTGACCTATTCGATCGCGATGATCGCCGGGCTCGGCTTCCTCGGTTTCGCCACGGACCCGACGGCGGCCGACTGGGGTCAGATGATCAACGAGAACCGGCTGGCGCTGCTGGTGCAGCCCTGGGGCGAACTGGCCCCGGTGCTGGTGATCGGCATCTTCACCATCGGCACCAACATGCTTGCCGACGGGGTCTCCCGGGTCGCGGCCGCGGGGGAGGAGCGCTGA
- a CDS encoding ABC transporter substrate-binding protein, whose protein sequence is MDRRDFVRLGLAGAAGASGLLAGCGGTVPAPPDPNLPQVPGGRYAHGATGGGLNDTLDAHFPVTTPDIARVNNLYEPLFQFDFDAQAQPCLAESVEPNADATVWTVRLRPDVIFHNGKPMTADDVIFSLQRALDPDNPSPAASELSMLDPARIRRIDDRTVELPLDSAYAEVDQLLANYALGIVPTGYDPAAPIGTGPFAAREFAPGARSVFSRFDGYWRAPAFVDELIIYDFNDDAAKVNALLAGQVQSIDGLPQYLAQSVQRQGVSPLIAETGAWMPFTMRVDVALLGDVDVRNALRWAADRQQMIDQALSGYGTLANDVYSPFDPAYVGDRFEQREQDPERVRSLLRKAGREDLQLELVTSSAVGSGAVQSAQVFAEQARSCGIDVALRVTDSSVFYGERYLQWDFAMDFWNTRNYLAQVAQCALKDSPYNETHFDDAEFVAIIDRARRELDPGRRAELLGEAQRIEYERGGYLIPFFKQQVDAHSNLVQGLRPSRFLPMSGFRFQYASLVRP, encoded by the coding sequence ATGGATCGCCGCGACTTCGTCCGCCTCGGTCTGGCCGGAGCAGCCGGTGCGTCCGGTCTGCTGGCCGGTTGCGGCGGCACCGTGCCCGCGCCGCCCGACCCGAACCTTCCGCAGGTGCCGGGCGGCCGTTATGCCCACGGCGCCACCGGCGGCGGCCTGAACGACACCCTCGACGCGCACTTCCCGGTGACCACCCCGGACATCGCTCGGGTGAACAATCTCTACGAGCCGTTGTTCCAGTTCGATTTCGACGCCCAGGCCCAGCCCTGCCTGGCCGAGAGCGTGGAGCCGAACGCCGATGCGACCGTGTGGACGGTCCGCCTGCGCCCGGACGTGATCTTCCACAACGGCAAGCCGATGACCGCCGACGACGTGATCTTCAGCCTCCAGCGCGCACTGGACCCGGACAATCCGTCGCCGGCCGCCAGCGAGCTGAGCATGCTGGACCCGGCGCGGATCCGGCGGATCGACGACCGCACGGTCGAACTGCCGCTGGACTCGGCCTATGCCGAGGTCGACCAGTTGTTGGCCAACTACGCCCTGGGCATCGTGCCGACCGGTTACGATCCCGCGGCCCCGATCGGCACCGGCCCCTTCGCCGCGCGCGAGTTCGCCCCCGGCGCTCGCAGCGTCTTCAGTCGGTTCGACGGCTACTGGCGCGCGCCCGCGTTCGTCGACGAGCTGATCATCTACGACTTCAACGACGACGCGGCGAAGGTCAACGCGCTGTTGGCCGGTCAGGTGCAGAGCATCGACGGGCTGCCGCAGTATCTCGCCCAGTCCGTCCAGCGGCAGGGGGTCAGCCCGCTGATCGCCGAGACCGGTGCCTGGATGCCGTTCACCATGCGCGTCGACGTGGCGCTGCTGGGCGATGTCGACGTGCGCAATGCGCTGCGGTGGGCGGCCGACCGGCAGCAGATGATCGACCAGGCCCTCAGCGGCTACGGCACGCTCGCCAATGACGTCTACTCACCGTTCGATCCCGCCTACGTCGGCGACCGGTTCGAACAGCGCGAGCAAGATCCCGAGCGCGTGCGGTCCCTGCTCCGCAAGGCCGGCCGCGAGGACCTGCAGCTCGAGCTGGTCACCTCCTCGGCGGTCGGCTCGGGCGCCGTGCAGTCCGCGCAGGTGTTTGCCGAACAGGCGCGCTCGTGCGGCATCGACGTCGCGCTGCGGGTCACCGATTCTTCGGTGTTCTACGGCGAGCGCTACCTGCAGTGGGACTTCGCGATGGATTTCTGGAACACCCGCAACTATCTCGCGCAGGTGGCCCAGTGCGCGCTGAAGGACTCGCCCTACAACGAGACGCACTTCGACGACGCCGAGTTCGTCGCGATCATCGACCGGGCGCGCCGCGAGCTGGATCCCGGCCGGCGGGCCGAACTGCTGGGCGAGGCCCAGCGGATCGAGTACGAACGCGGCGGCTACCTGATCCCGTTCTTCAAGCAACAGGTCGATGCCCATTCCAATCTGGTCCAGGGTCTGCGCCCGAGCCGATTCCTGCCGATGTCTGGTTTCCGCTTCCAGTACGCCTCCCTGGTACGCCCATGA
- a CDS encoding pyrimidine dimer DNA glycosylase/endonuclease V, translating to MRLWSLHPELLDRQGLIAGWREALLAQAVLAGRTRGYRRHPQLARFADQRVPQREIGRYLVGLADEADRRGYRFDRARIDRPGPPGGQLTVTDGQLALEHRHLITKLAARSPELVDELGPARAHPLFVVTSGPPAEWERVRFDHEQ from the coding sequence GTGCGCCTGTGGTCCCTGCATCCCGAACTGCTCGACCGGCAGGGCCTGATCGCCGGCTGGCGCGAGGCGCTGCTCGCCCAGGCCGTGCTGGCCGGGCGTACCCGGGGCTATCGGCGCCATCCGCAGCTTGCCCGGTTCGCCGACCAGCGCGTACCGCAGCGCGAGATCGGCCGCTATCTGGTCGGCCTGGCCGACGAGGCCGACCGGCGCGGCTACCGCTTCGACCGCGCCCGCATCGACCGGCCCGGCCCGCCCGGCGGGCAGCTCACCGTGACCGATGGCCAGCTCGCGCTGGAGCACCGACACCTGATCACCAAGCTGGCGGCCCGCTCGCCGGAGCTGGTGGACGAGCTGGGCCCGGCCCGGGCACATCCGTTGTTCGTCGTGACATCCGGGCCACCGGCCGAGTGGGAACGGGTACGGTTCGATCATGAGCAATGA
- a CDS encoding ABC transporter permease: protein MSADPAATTPRRPDAGPASPSGRTRPRRPGSARGWASWLARRIGLAILTLFVVSVLIFFATVALGDPVRAILGRDYVNSPERVATLRAELGLDRPPVQRYLDWLGGLFTGDLGTSLANRTPVADLIAQPVINSAVLVLIATLVIIPLSFGLALWSASARGKRADHIIQTVLLALAGLPEFVIGIVLVAVFSTTVFFVLPAVTISPGGDAPWLQPASMVLPVLTLVLTVAPYVSRIVRATLVEVLDSDYVALARLKGVPESVVVRRHALRNALVPGVQVTALQLAWLAGGIVIVEYLFSYPGIGAQLVSAVNNNDVPVVLALAMIIAAVYVVVNLIADIASILLTPRARTAIAG from the coding sequence ATGAGCGCCGACCCCGCCGCCACCACGCCCCGCCGGCCCGACGCCGGCCCGGCGTCACCGTCCGGGCGTACCCGGCCCCGCCGACCGGGATCGGCGCGCGGCTGGGCCAGCTGGCTCGCCCGGCGGATCGGCCTGGCGATCCTGACCCTGTTCGTCGTCTCGGTGCTGATCTTCTTCGCCACGGTCGCCCTCGGCGACCCGGTCCGCGCGATCCTCGGCCGCGACTATGTGAACAGTCCCGAACGGGTGGCGACGCTGCGCGCCGAGCTGGGGCTGGACCGCCCACCGGTGCAGCGGTACCTGGACTGGCTGGGCGGCCTGTTCACCGGCGACCTCGGTACCTCGCTGGCCAACCGCACCCCGGTCGCCGACCTGATCGCGCAGCCCGTGATCAACTCCGCCGTACTGGTCCTGATCGCGACGCTGGTGATCATCCCGCTCTCCTTCGGCCTCGCGCTGTGGTCGGCGAGTGCCCGCGGGAAGCGGGCCGATCACATCATCCAGACGGTGCTGCTGGCGCTCGCGGGGCTCCCGGAGTTCGTGATCGGCATCGTGCTCGTCGCCGTCTTCTCCACCACCGTCTTCTTCGTGCTGCCGGCCGTCACGATCAGCCCGGGCGGCGATGCGCCCTGGCTGCAGCCGGCGTCGATGGTGCTGCCCGTGCTCACCCTGGTGCTCACCGTCGCGCCGTATGTGTCGCGGATCGTCCGGGCGACGCTGGTCGAGGTGTTGGACAGTGACTATGTCGCGCTGGCCCGGCTCAAGGGCGTACCCGAAAGCGTCGTCGTCCGCCGGCATGCGCTGCGCAATGCGCTGGTGCCCGGTGTCCAGGTGACCGCGCTGCAGCTCGCCTGGTTGGCCGGCGGGATCGTGATCGTGGAGTACCTGTTCTCCTATCCCGGCATCGGCGCCCAACTGGTCTCCGCGGTGAACAACAACGACGTCCCGGTGGTGCTCGCGCTGGCGATGATCATCGCGGCTGTCTACGTCGTGGTGAACCTGATCGCCGACATCGCCTCGATCCTGCTCACCCCTCGCGCCCGGACGGCGATCGCCGGATGA
- a CDS encoding short-chain fatty acid transporter — protein sequence MSQPAPSDRAPLAAAMRPINSLVERFIPSALVFAIALTFIVAIAALVLTPTGPVEVIIAWGDGLSGLLSFITQMALILLLGTILANTRPVRRLLVALARIPKTPMQAYLFVALVAAVASLITWGLGLVVAGLLALEVARSGRERGLRLHFPMLVAAGFSGFVVWHMGYSGSGPLTAATPGSFIADQLGRTIPITETTFSTWNLIAIVATVLAVLGALWLVAPRGGGQIVELTAEQAAEPAAPAEDITTPADRLDASRIPTLAIGLLLTAYLILHFATGGSLTLDIVNWSFLALILLIVRSPLELIGLTKNAASNVGEILLQFPLYAGILGIMTDSGLIGVLSDAIVAVATPQTFGLLALLSAGLVNFFVPSGGGQFAVQAPILLDAASRLGVDPAIAIMAVAYGDQWTNMIQPFWALPLLAIAGLKMRDILGYTTITLLASGLVFAATLLIVSVT from the coding sequence ATGTCCCAGCCAGCCCCGTCCGACCGCGCGCCCCTGGCGGCGGCGATGCGTCCGATCAACTCCCTCGTCGAGCGGTTCATTCCGTCGGCGCTGGTGTTCGCGATCGCGCTCACGTTCATCGTCGCGATCGCCGCTCTGGTGCTGACCCCGACCGGTCCGGTCGAGGTGATCATCGCCTGGGGCGACGGGCTTTCCGGACTGCTGTCCTTCATCACCCAGATGGCGCTGATCCTGCTGCTCGGGACGATCCTCGCCAACACCCGTCCGGTACGCCGCCTCCTCGTCGCCCTGGCGCGGATCCCGAAGACCCCGATGCAGGCCTACCTTTTCGTCGCCCTCGTCGCGGCGGTGGCCAGCCTGATCACCTGGGGCCTCGGTCTCGTCGTCGCGGGCCTGCTGGCGCTCGAGGTCGCCCGCAGCGGCCGCGAACGCGGGCTGCGGCTGCACTTCCCGATGCTGGTGGCGGCGGGCTTCTCGGGGTTCGTGGTCTGGCACATGGGTTATTCGGGCTCGGGCCCGCTCACCGCCGCGACCCCCGGCTCGTTCATCGCCGATCAACTCGGCCGCACGATTCCGATCACCGAAACCACGTTCTCCACCTGGAACCTGATCGCCATCGTCGCCACCGTGCTCGCCGTCCTCGGTGCGCTCTGGCTGGTCGCGCCCCGCGGCGGCGGCCAGATCGTCGAGCTCACCGCCGAGCAGGCGGCCGAGCCGGCGGCGCCGGCCGAGGACATCACCACCCCCGCCGACCGGCTGGACGCCTCCCGGATCCCGACGCTGGCGATCGGGCTGCTGCTCACGGCGTACCTGATCCTGCACTTCGCCACCGGCGGATCGCTGACCCTGGACATCGTCAACTGGTCCTTCCTCGCGCTGATCCTGCTGATCGTGCGCAGCCCGCTCGAGCTGATCGGGCTGACCAAGAACGCTGCCTCGAATGTCGGGGAGATCTTGCTGCAGTTCCCGCTCTATGCGGGGATCCTCGGGATCATGACCGACTCCGGGCTGATCGGCGTGTTGTCCGATGCGATCGTCGCCGTCGCCACGCCGCAGACCTTCGGGCTGCTGGCGCTGCTGTCGGCCGGCCTGGTCAACTTCTTCGTGCCGTCGGGCGGCGGGCAGTTCGCGGTCCAGGCACCGATCCTGTTGGACGCCGCCTCGCGGCTCGGGGTGGATCCGGCGATCGCCATCATGGCGGTGGCCTACGGCGACCAGTGGACCAACATGATCCAGCCGTTCTGGGCGCTGCCGCTGCTGGCGATCGCGGGGCTGAAGATGCGCGACATCCTCGGTTACACCACGATCACGCTGCTCGCCAGCGGGCTGGTGTTCGCGGCGACCCTGCTGATCGTCTCCGTCACCTGA
- a CDS encoding PaaI family thioesterase, giving the protein MSNDAAALPSSEFLDLIGLEITENTGDRLAGHVDLGPQHHQPYGIVHGGVFCAIIETAASVGAATAVADQGLGVVGVHNATDFLRPGRAGRAQVVAEPLHRGRTQQLWQVIITDEASGKALARGQVRLHNISRDAVSP; this is encoded by the coding sequence ATGAGCAATGACGCCGCAGCGCTCCCGTCGAGCGAGTTCCTGGACCTGATCGGGTTGGAGATCACCGAGAACACCGGCGACCGGTTGGCGGGGCATGTCGATCTTGGTCCGCAGCATCACCAGCCCTACGGGATCGTCCACGGTGGTGTGTTCTGCGCGATCATCGAAACGGCGGCCAGCGTCGGCGCCGCGACGGCGGTCGCCGATCAGGGGCTCGGCGTCGTCGGGGTGCACAATGCCACCGATTTTCTCCGTCCCGGACGGGCCGGTCGCGCGCAGGTGGTGGCCGAGCCGCTGCACCGCGGCCGCACCCAGCAACTGTGGCAGGTGATCATCACCGACGAGGCCAGCGGAAAGGCGCTCGCGCGGGGGCAGGTACGCCTGCACAACATCTCCCGCGACGCCGTCTCGCCCTAG
- a CDS encoding ABC transporter ATP-binding protein has translation MNGERPGPACVVTDLGVALSGTGIDVVDDIDLVLAPGEVVALVGESGSGKTTVGTALLNYAREGAVIDAGSVVIGDRDLLELPPAQVRRARGDDIAYVPQDPAAALNPSIRIGRQIVELLELRGVGTPAERDAWAREGLRDVGLPDDDEFLARYPHQLSGGQVQRVALAMCFLPRPSVLVLDEPTTGLDVSSQRLVLQTMARLCRDYGIAALYVTHDLAVVGNVADRVLVMYAGQVVEQAPRDALFADPAHPYTRALLDAIPHLDTARSLTGIPGTTPGPGRRPEGCRFHDRCGFAEPRCAETAPALIGVRDAGESPEPEPVSGEPGQHLARCVRIGELPRWDPDRGDIPDADPQRARSVLLEVRDLRVRYGRKEVVHGVSFDVARGEVVALVGESGSGKTTISRAVGGLIDNWTGQIALHDRDGAVHDLARGARRRTARDRQRVQYIFQNPYLSLNPRMTVEQIIARPLKVFGLASGAAARDRVAELLEAVALGPTVARYRTNRLSGGERQRVAIARALAAEPDLLVCDEITSALDVSVQGAIVELLEGLRRDRGIGMLFVTHNLALVRSMAARVQVLHDGSLAEGGETGAVMDRPSQDYTRGLLADTPTL, from the coding sequence ATGAACGGCGAGCGGCCCGGACCTGCGTGCGTGGTGACCGATCTCGGCGTCGCCCTGTCCGGCACCGGTATCGACGTGGTCGACGACATCGACCTCGTGCTCGCGCCGGGCGAGGTGGTGGCGCTGGTCGGGGAGTCCGGCTCCGGCAAGACGACGGTCGGTACGGCGCTGCTCAATTACGCCCGCGAGGGCGCGGTGATCGATGCGGGAAGCGTGGTGATCGGCGACCGCGACCTGCTGGAGCTGCCGCCGGCGCAGGTCCGGCGGGCGCGCGGCGACGACATCGCCTATGTTCCCCAGGACCCGGCGGCGGCGCTGAATCCGAGCATCCGGATCGGCCGCCAGATCGTCGAGCTGTTGGAACTGCGCGGGGTCGGTACGCCCGCCGAGCGGGATGCCTGGGCCCGGGAGGGGCTGCGCGATGTGGGGCTGCCCGACGACGATGAGTTCCTCGCCCGCTACCCCCACCAGCTCTCGGGGGGACAGGTGCAGCGCGTCGCGCTGGCGATGTGCTTCCTGCCGCGGCCGTCGGTGCTGGTGTTGGACGAGCCGACCACGGGCCTGGATGTCAGCAGCCAGCGGCTGGTCCTGCAGACCATGGCCCGGCTGTGCCGCGACTACGGCATCGCCGCGCTGTATGTCACCCACGATCTTGCCGTCGTCGGCAATGTCGCGGACCGGGTGCTGGTGATGTATGCGGGCCAGGTCGTCGAGCAGGCGCCGCGCGACGCGCTGTTCGCCGACCCGGCGCATCCCTACACGCGGGCGCTGCTGGACGCGATCCCGCATCTGGACACCGCCCGTTCGCTGACCGGCATCCCGGGGACGACGCCCGGCCCCGGCCGACGACCGGAGGGCTGCCGGTTCCATGATCGTTGCGGGTTCGCCGAGCCCCGGTGTGCGGAGACCGCCCCCGCGCTGATCGGCGTGCGGGACGCGGGGGAGTCGCCGGAGCCCGAACCGGTCAGCGGCGAGCCCGGCCAGCACCTGGCCCGTTGCGTACGGATCGGCGAGCTGCCGCGCTGGGACCCCGACCGTGGCGACATCCCCGACGCCGACCCGCAGCGGGCGCGCTCGGTGCTGCTCGAGGTCCGCGATCTGCGGGTGCGCTACGGCCGCAAGGAGGTCGTGCACGGGGTCAGCTTCGACGTCGCCCGTGGCGAGGTGGTGGCCCTCGTCGGCGAGTCCGGATCGGGCAAGACGACCATCTCGCGCGCCGTTGGCGGCCTGATCGACAACTGGACCGGCCAGATCGCGCTGCACGATCGCGACGGCGCGGTGCACGATCTGGCCCGCGGCGCGCGTCGACGCACCGCCCGGGACCGGCAGCGGGTGCAGTACATCTTCCAGAATCCCTACCTGTCGCTGAATCCGCGGATGACCGTCGAGCAGATCATCGCCCGCCCGCTGAAGGTGTTCGGGCTGGCCAGCGGTGCCGCGGCCCGCGACCGGGTCGCCGAGCTGCTGGAGGCGGTGGCCCTGGGCCCGACAGTGGCGCGCTACCGGACCAACCGGTTGTCCGGCGGCGAGCGGCAACGGGTCGCCATCGCCCGGGCCCTGGCCGCCGAGCCGGACCTGCTGGTCTGCGACGAGATCACCTCTGCGCTCGACGTCTCGGTCCAGGGCGCGATCGTCGAGCTGCTGGAGGGCCTGCGCCGCGACCGCGGTATCGGGATGCTCTTCGTCACCCACAACCTCGCCCTGGTCCGGTCGATGGCCGCTCGGGTCCAGGTGCTGCACGACGGTTCGCTGGCCGAGGGCGGCGAGACCGGCGCCGTGATGGACCGGCCGAGCCAGGACTACACCCGGGGACTGCTCGCCGACACCCCGACGCTCTGA